A stretch of the Aphis gossypii isolate Hap1 chromosome 2, ASM2018417v2, whole genome shotgun sequence genome encodes the following:
- the LOC114132728 gene encoding E3 SUMO-protein ligase KIAA1586-like — protein MSSSLLNWVNKRSKSNDECNNSSNKKLCVESEHILSNKESNKNMELQETSDLPECWNKDFPGEPYTFNLDLIELPNTSAETITKSLLDCLGGYGFDQIFLNECFIAFACDEASVMIGKDSGVATRLKIQFPKLIIWHCSNHRLELAVGDVVAEVCGINHFKIFMDKLYTLFHQSPKNQNELKKSASSLEVQILKIGRILSVRWVASSKRTVNAVINNFSALCEHFNLASTDSTRDSKERSKYCGLFKMITSIEFVSNLNTMSDALDELGDLSEYLQKRSITLVDADKSIRTTIRVLDSMATDPGPKLTDALKEIKNKMSYKNVTLHSGNVPKINSAQFYKSLANNLKSRMMTTSSSNVSRNEKTRQDNEKTFKNLLDNIEKLNPKNWPLSNDGQIENIQFGDCNIRNLCQQFQIDEKSTIQSFRIYKMDLGKKEIPEDLKPLYKSIATIPVSTSECERNFSSMNEIMSPLRTSLNIKTVAALLFINCVGPPLTKFEPEKYVRSWLLNGRHSADDNASRKRKQKCDKTYESLWKLL, from the exons ATGAGTTCTTCTTTACTAAATTGGGTAAATAAACGTTCTAAGTCCAATGATGAATGTAATAATTcgtcaaataaaaaactgtGCGTTGAAAGTGaacatatattatctaataaagaatcaaataaaaatatggaacTTCAAGAAACTAGTGACTTGCCCGAATGTTGGAATAAAG ATTTTCCCGGTGAACCTTATACTTTTAATCTTGACTTAATTGAACTCCCTAATACCTCTGCTGAAACTATTACTAAATCATTACTTGATTGTTTGGGTGGATACGGATttgatcaaatttttttaaatgaatgttttattGCGTTTGCATGTGACGAAGCTTCTGTTATGATCGGAAAAGATTCGGGAGTAGCCACTCgacttaaaattcaatttcctaaattaattatttggcaTTGTTCAAATCACCGTTTGGAACTGGCAGTAGGTGATGTTGTTGCCGAAGTTTGTGgtataaaccattttaaaatatttatggataaactttatactttattcCACCAGTCACCTAAAAACCAaaacgagttaaaaaaatcTGCTAGTTCATTAGAagtacaaattttgaaaattggtaGAATTTTGTCAGTTCGATGGGTAGCATCAAGCAAACGCACAGTTAATGcagtcataaataatttttctgctTTGTGTGAACATTTCAACTTGGCTTCAACAGACTCTACCAGAGACTCTAAAGAAAGAAGTAAATACTGTGGattgtttaaaatgataacaagTATAGAATttgttagtaatttaaataccatGTCTGATGCTTTAGACGAATTAGGAGATTTATcagaatatttacaaaaacgtaGTATTACATTAGTAGACGCTGATAAATCTATAAGAACAACAATACGTGTATTAGATTCTATGGCAACCGATCCGGGTCCAAAATTAACTGACgcattaaaagaaataaagaacaaaatgtcgtataaaaatgtaacattaCACAGTGGCAATGttcctaaaataaattctgCACAATTTTACAAGAGCCtagctaataatttaaaatctcgaATGATGACTACCAGTTCATCAAATGTCAGTCGTAATGAAAAAACTCGCCAAGACAAtgaaaaaacgtttaaaaacttacttgataatattgaaaaattgaatccAAAAAATTGGCCACTTTCGAATGATGGACAAATAGAAAACATACAATTTGGTGACTGCAATATTCGTAATTTATGTCAACAATTtcaaattgatgaaaaaagcACTATTCAaagttttagaatttataaaatggacTTGGGCAAAAAGGAAATTCCAGAAGATTTGAAACCcctttataaatcaattgcaACGATTCCAGTATCGACTAGCGAATGTGAAAGAAATTTTAGTTCTATGAACGAAATCATGTCACCACTAAGaacttcattaaatataaaaaccgtTGCtgctcttttatttattaattgcgtTGGACCACCTCTAACGAAATTCGAACCAGAAAAATACGTTCGATCTTGGTTATTGAATGGTCGACATTCAGCTGATGATAATGCAAGTcgtaaaagaaaacaaaagtGTGATAAGACCTATGAATCGCTTTGGaagttattgtaa